A segment of the Peptoclostridium acidaminophilum DSM 3953 genome:
ACTTGTATTATATTCATGTACAGAAAAATTCTTTTGCATAATATTTTTTCCATCATGGAACACAGGAGAGGTAGATACCCACTCTACAGGGTGACTCGCTCCACCAATAATACAATCGTCAGCAATAGAAGAAAAATTGCCTATTTCAGCATTAACAACAGTACAAAAATTTCCTATATACGAATATTTCCCGATATGGGTTTTTTCTATTTGTGATCCTGAGCATATTTTTGCTGTTTTATCTATGTTAGAATCTTTTATTGCCGGTATATGCATTTTTTTTATGAATTTTGATATTATATACAATAAAAAAGTCATCAACATCTACCATCCGATCGTCTTTTATCTCTTCCAAACCACTCTATTCACATAGTCCGTATAAGACATTATTATTCTTAAAACTTTTTCAGACACATTTGGCATACTATAATCTCCAACTAACCTCAATGTCTCCTTCCCTTGTGTTTTCAAAATCTCCAGCCCTTGAAGAATTCTTTCTTTCTTAAGCCCTACCATCATAACCGACGCTTCTTCCATAGCTTCAGGCCTTTCATGAGCTTGTCTTATGTTAAGTGCCTTAAATCCAAGTATCGATGACTCTTCACTTATAGTTCCGCTGTCACTAAGAACTGATTTTGCATACTTCTGTAGCTTAACATAATCATTGAACCCCATCGGTTTCATTATCTTAACTAGCGGATTAAATTCAATGCCTTTTTCCCCAATCATCTTTCTAGTTCTTGGGTGCGTGCTTACGATTAATGGCATCTGGTACTTATCAGCAATCGTATTCAAAGTATCTACCAAATCCATGAAGTTTTCTTCCGAGCTTATATTTTCTTCTCTGTGAGCCGAAATCACAAAATACCTGCCGTCTTCAAGATTCAGTCTTTCTAGTACATCTGAATTCTCAATATCATTTTTTCTAGAGTTGATAACCTCAAACATTGGACTTCCAGTCTTTATAACTCTATCAGCAGGAAGACCTTCTCTCAAAAGATACTCTCTAGCTATATCGCTATATGTCAAGTTAATATCGGCGGTATGATCTACAATCTTTCTATTAGTTTCTTCTGGTACTCTCTGATCAAAGCATCTATTTCCTGCTTCCATATGGAAAATTGGAATATGTCTCCTCTTAGCTGCAATGGCACATAAGCAACTGTTAGTATCTCCCAATACGAGAAATGCATCGGGTTTCACTTCTTCAAGAATAGGGTCAATCTTCACCAGTATATTTCCTATCGTTTCAACTGCTGTTCCTGTTGCAGCATTTAAGAAATAATCTGGTTTCTTCAAATTAAAATCTTTAAAAAACACCTCATTAAGCTCATAGTCATAATTCTGTCCTGTATGCACCAGTATATGATCAATTGCTTCAGATTCATCTAATTTATTAATAACAGCTGACAGTCTAATAATCTCTGGTCTTGTTCCGACTACTGTCATGACCTTTAGCTTCTTCATTTACTAAACCTCCAAGAAATATGTGTCTGGCTTTTCCGGATCAAATGCTTCATTTGCCCACATGATGGTCACCATATCTGTTTCGCCCAAATTTGTTATGTTATGAGTATATCCTGTTGGTATATCTACAACCTCCAGCTTTTCACCACTAACAAAGTACTCAATAATCTCATCACTATCTATTTTTCTGAATTTGATAACGCCGATTCCACTCACAACTAAGAACTTTTCGTTTTTTGTATGATGCCAATGATTACCCTTTGTAATCCCTGGTTTAGAAATGTTTATAGAAACTTGGCCTCTTTCTGGGGTTCTTATGAACTCTGTAAAAGAGCCTCTGTTATCAACATTCATTTTAAGAGGGTAGCTGAATTCAGTTTTTGGCAAGTAGCTTAGGTACGTACTATATAGCTTTTTAGTGAACGAATCTGACAAATCTGCAATGCTTAAATCAACTCTGCTCTTCCTAAATCCCTTGATTAATTCAGCTATTTCTCCAAGCTTAATTCCATGTATAGGTTCAACAAAGCAAAACTGCCCA
Coding sequences within it:
- a CDS encoding CatB-related O-acetyltransferase, producing the protein MLMTFLLYIISKFIKKMHIPAIKDSNIDKTAKICSGSQIEKTHIGKYSYIGNFCTVVNAEIGNFSSIADDCIIGGASHPVEWVSTSPVFHDGKNIMQKNFSVHEYNTSKKTIIGHDVWIGNKCLIKSGVKIENGAIIGMGSVLTKNVGRYEIWGGNPAKFIRKRLSDDLIEKLHETNWWDFSDAQISEYAETFLNVENFLKQVVKE
- the wecB gene encoding non-hydrolyzing UDP-N-acetylglucosamine 2-epimerase, which translates into the protein MKKLKVMTVVGTRPEIIRLSAVINKLDESEAIDHILVHTGQNYDYELNEVFFKDFNLKKPDYFLNAATGTAVETIGNILVKIDPILEEVKPDAFLVLGDTNSCLCAIAAKRRHIPIFHMEAGNRCFDQRVPEETNRKIVDHTADINLTYSDIAREYLLREGLPADRVIKTGSPMFEVINSRKNDIENSDVLERLNLEDGRYFVISAHREENISSEENFMDLVDTLNTIADKYQMPLIVSTHPRTRKMIGEKGIEFNPLVKIMKPMGFNDYVKLQKYAKSVLSDSGTISEESSILGFKALNIRQAHERPEAMEEASVMMVGLKKERILQGLEILKTQGKETLRLVGDYSMPNVSEKVLRIIMSYTDYVNRVVWKR